The Triticum aestivum cultivar Chinese Spring chromosome 7B, IWGSC CS RefSeq v2.1, whole genome shotgun sequence genome window below encodes:
- the LOC123160494 gene encoding uncharacterized protein, whose translation MDQVFGAEYVFLHVRRSNRAGLNLYTSTLGYQIHDIEAKYYADGEDAYDMRKMLRQPVPKKHHRNHAGRGCCSHESPTAAAAGSSPTSPSPEKKADEREVSNHRCQIWRATEPPLQTDHVAPVGHPPTREGLRHHGMGTLLPATARWALRRRPDRGKWAAAGRGAYPPCSQREPRAEEAARMSSAGSAGLGREACLAQVARLWTSKSGRIRGCWSGARLLDVRSMGGG comes from the coding sequence ATGGACCAGGTCTTCGGCGCCGAGTACGTCTTCCTCCATGTCCGTCGCTCCAACCGCGCCGGCTTGAACCTCTACACCTCCACCCTCGGCTACCAGATCCATGACATCGAGGCCAAGTACTATGCTGACGGCGAGGACGCCTACGACATGCGCAAGATGCTGCGTCAGCCCGTGCCCAAGAAGCACCACCGCAACCACGCCGGCCGCGGCTGCTGCTCCCACGAATCCCCTACTGCCGCAGCTGCCGGCTCGTCCCCGACTTCCCcttcgccggagaagaaggccgacgaACGCGAAGTCTCCAATCACCGCTGCCAGATCTGGCGAGCAACCGAGCCACCACTGCAAACCGACCATGTAGCCCCCGTCGGCCACCCACCCACCAGAGAGGGGCTCCGCCACCACGGCATGGGGACGCTGCTCCCCGCCACCGCGCGCTGGGCCCTCCGCCGCAGGCCCGACCGAGGCAAGTGGGCCGCGGCTGGACGAGGCGCTTACCCTCCTTGCAGTCAACGCGAGCCGCGAGCAGAGGAAGCAGCGAGGATGAGCAGTGCGGGGTCGGCCGGACTTGGAAGGGAAGCATGCCTGGCGCAGGTGGCGAGGCTGTGGACGTCCAAATCGGGACGGATCCGAGGCTGTTGGTCGGGGGCGAGGCTGCTGGACGTCCGGAGCATGGGCGGCGGCTGA